The Bifidobacterium bifidum ATCC 29521 = JCM 1255 = DSM 20456 region GCTCCAGCGGCGCAGGCATGCTCCCCGAATCGTCCGACAACGAAACCGCTCCCGCGATATCCGCCCAACATTCCGGGCGTGAATTCGCCGTATGGATCGCATGGGCGGTGATTACACTCTCAGCGTGCACGCTGCTCGGTCTCGGACAGGGCATCAACTGGTGGCCGCTGCCCTCCAACGTCGCATAACATCCCCATCCCAGCTGCATGCCGAGCGACGGCAATGCCCGGTTTGTAGCCATTGTCACGTTCCATCATGCGGCAAACGGCGCAACCCGCCGCCGGAAAAGCGAACCCTTCTACTACTATGGGCAACAAACCGGCAGGAAAGGGATAACTGTGGCACAAAAGAATCAGAACGCGAAGCGCAACACCAGGGCAAGCCGTCGCGCCGCCGAAGAGAAGGCGGCGCAGGAGAAGGCGGAGCAAGCGGCCAAGGAGCGCAAGCAGCAAACCATCATCGGCGCAGTGGTCGTCGCCATCATCGTCGTGCTAGTGGCAATCGCCGGCTTCGCCATCTATGGAGCCATTCACAAGAACGACGTGGCGAAGAGCACCACCGAGGAGCAGGCATACCAGCAGCTGCAAAAGGTCGAGACCAAGCCATCGGCGGCCGACGACAAGGGCGGCATCCTCATCTCCAGCGAAGGCTATGGCAAGAAGGCGTCCGGCGCCCCCACCGTCGCCGTGTACATGGATCCGCTGTGCCCCGGCTGCGGCGAGTTCAACCGCCAGACCGATCCCACGCTGATCTCGCTGGTGGACGCGGGCCAGATCAACCTGGAGATCCACCCGATGTCGTTCATGGACGAATACTCGACCGACGAATATTCCAGCCGCGCCACCGGCGCCATCCTGTACATCGCCAGCAATGACGACAACCCCGATCACCTGCTCAAGTTCATCTCGAACATCTACGCCGAGGACTTCCAGCCCGGTGAGGCCAGCGAATACAAGTCGGTCAAGAACAAGGCGCTCAAGCAGCAGGCGATTGACGCCGGCGTACCGCAGTCCGTGGCCGACAAGGCGTTCAACGGCGAATACAGGAAATGGCTGGATGCCATCAACCTGTACACCCCGAAGCGCCCCGAACTGTGGCAGGTGTCCGGTTCGAACAAGGGTGTCATGAGCACGCCGACCATCACCATCAACGGCAATTACTGGGATCGCAACCAGCTGTCACTCGCCGGCATGAACAACAAGACCGGCATCATCGCGTCGCTGGGCCTGAAGGAAGACGAAGTCGGCCAGAAGGGCACGATGCCGTCGATCGGCGAATCGGGCAAGCCGATCTCGCTGACGACCGGCGAATGACGAATGACCCGTCATGCCCCGCAAATGAACGATGACACCCACGTAGACCCGTGTCGCGCTGTGATCTTCGACCCCGGCCGGAGGAACCGCAACACGGGTTTGCGACATTCTGAATTGACCAGCGCGGTGAAACTGGTAAGCTGGTCAATCGTTCGATGACACCTGTCCGCATTGTGCGAATGGGGTCCGCCTCCTTAGCTCAGATGGCCAGAGCGGCCGCCTTGTAAGCGGCAGGTCGTCGGTTCGATCCCGACAGGAGGCTCGCGGCACAGCATACCGCGTGTCATGTGCGATGCACGGTCGACATGTAGTAAGCTGTGTTTACATATAGTCTTACCTTGTGTAAGTGCCAGAAGCCTTCCCCCAACTTATGGCTTCTGGAAGGCAGAGCGTCCCCCAATTAGCTCTGCCCACAGGGGGGCGGGACAATCCCCTTCTCTCCCGCCCCCTTCTTCTTTATCTTGATATATGTGACCACCCCAGTAGCTCCGCGACAGCCCTTCGGGCAGGGCAAAAAAGTACCAAATGTGGGAGTATGGGTGACGGTCGTGCGATGCCCAGCGAAGCATCATCGTGATTGGTTACAATGCTAGCCGTAGCTCATGGAAGGATGACATATGGCCAGGCGGTGGACACCACGACGTTTTGTTCGATTGCGTCGCATTCGGGTGGCGATCTGCGCCGTCGCCGTGGCTCTTGCCTCAACGGTCGCATTCGGCGTCGCCGCACGCAAGACCATCGCACTCAGCATCAACGGCGACACCCAGACCGTCACCACGTATGCCATGAGCGTGACGCGCCTGCTTGAAGAGCGGGGCGTCGACGTCAAATCCCATGATCTGGTGCAATCCACCAGCGGCGACATCCTCAGCAATCATGACGTGGTCACGGTCCGCAGCGCATATCAGACGACCATCAGCATCGACGGACAGCGCGTGCCGTTCTGGACCGTGGCGACCAGCGCCTCCCAGCTGCTCGGGTTTTTCCAGCAGAACGAGAACGAGGCCGCGAAAGTCACCGTGGACATCGACAACATCTACAGCCAGCTCACCGGCGGCCTCGTCATCAACGAGTCCGGCCCGGTGACGGTCATCGCCGACGGCAAAACGTCGGTCGCGCCGAATGGCAAGCTTCCCGCCGCGTCGATTCTCGATTCCAAAGGCATCAGCCTCAACAAGGAAGACCGCGTCAGTGTCGAGAAGGACGGAGACAAGACCGTGCTGCGCGTTCAGCGCGTCACCCACGGGCAGGAGACGACGACCGTCGCCATTCCCCATGGTTCGCAGACGATTGTTGATAAGTCGTTGAAGCCAGGAACATCCGTGGTCCGCCAACAGGGGGAAGACGGCGAGAAGAAGCAGGTCTATAACGTCACGTATGTCGATGGCATCGCAGAGACGCGAACGCTGATTTCGGAGACGACCACCAAAATCTCCCTCGACACCATCGTCGCCGTAGGCCCGGAGAAGGCCGCCGAACCTTCCGACACCAGCAAGGGGCAAGCCGATAAAGGCAGTGACAACGCCGGCAAGTCAGGCAACAAGTCGAATACCGGCAAGTCGGATGGCAACTCCTCGAATGGCAGCACGTCCGGCGCAAACAAGTCGGATGATACGTCGAACAATGACAAAAACAACGACAAGAACAACGGGAATTCGGGCAACAACGGCAATTCCGGGAACTCAGGGAACTCAGGCAATAGCGGCAACTCGGGAAACTCCGGCAACTCGGGAAACTCGGGAAACTCCGGAAACAACGGCGGCAACGGCGGCAACGGCGGCAACGGCAACTCCGGCAACTCCGGCAGCAGCTCGCAGGGACGCCTATGGCACCCGACCGCCGCGCAGGCCAAAGCCTACGCATCCGGCGCGGCCGCACAGCGCGGCTGGACCAGCTACGACTGGACATGCCTCGACAAGCTGTGGACCCGCGAATCCAGATGGCTGTGGTACGCCGAGAACGCGAAGACCGGCGCCTACGGAATCCCGCAGTCGCTGCCTGCGAGCAAAATGGCCGAGTTCGGCGCAAATTACCGTGACGACGGCGCTGTGCAGATCGACTGGGGGCTGGCGTATATCGCCCAACGGTATGGCAGCCCATCCAAGGCATGGGAACGCTCCGAACAAATCGGCTGGTACTGATAGCGAGCGTTATGACTGACATGAATCCATCCCCTGCACCTTCCGGAGCATCCGCAGCCGCCGAGAAACCCGCAGCCGCCGGGCGACTGCTCGGCGCGGCCGACATCCGTCACATAGCAGCCGAAGCCGGCATCAGCCCGACCAAGAAATTCGGCCAAAACTTCGTCATCGATCCCGGAACAGTGCGCCGCATCGTGCGCGAGGCCGCGGTCACCGCCGATACGCGGGTGCTGGAAGTCGGCCCTGGATTGGGGTCGCTGACACTGGCCATCCTGGAAACCGGCGCCACGATGACCGCGGTCGAGATCGACCCGCCGGTCGCGCAACGGCTGCCGCATACCATCGACACATACATGCCGGATGCGAGGAACCGCCTCACGGTCATCAACAAGGACGCGCTGGCCCTCACGTCGGCGGACCTCCCCGAGTTCAGCGGCGACGAACCGTTCACCCTGGTGGCGAACCTTCCGTACAATGTGGCCACGCCGATCATCCTGACGCTGCTGGAACGCTTCGACATGCTGACGTCCTTCGTGGTGATGGTGCAGAAAGAAGTCGCGGACCGTCTGACCGCCACTCCCGGCTCGAAGATTTACGGCGCGCCCAGCGTGAAGCTGGCGTGGTACGGCTCGGCGGAACGCGTGGGCAACATCGGGCGTCACGTATTCTGGCCAGCGCCGAACGTGGATTCGGCCCTGGCCGGGTTCACCCGTGTCCAGTCGCATGCGGGCCCGCGCGACCCCCAGTTGCGCCAGCTGACGTTCCAGTTGGTCGACGCGGCCTTCAGCCAGCGTCGCAAAACGCTGCATGCCGCACTCAAGCGCATGGTGCCCGATGAAGTGTTCCACACGGCGGGCATCGACCCGACACGCCGCGGCGAGACGCTGACCATCGACGAATTCGCCGCTCTGGCGACGGCGCTGAGGCAATCGCAGCATGAACAGGGGCAGGCATCATCATGAGCGCCACAGCAATGGACAATGTACGGTCAGCAACACCGGGTCAGGTACGGCGTTCGCCAAGCGTCCCCGCGCATTGGCCCATCCGCCGTCATGTAGCAGCCGCGGAAACGACACCGGCCGGGCCGCTGCACTCGGTGGAGGTCACGGTTCCCGCGAAAACCAATCTGACGTTGCACGTAGGGCCCGCCCATGAGGAATGGGGCGGACGGCACGCGCTGGACACGATATATTGCGCCATCGGCGTCAACGACGTGGTGACGGCGACTGCCAAGACCCCCGGCAGCGGGTTTTCACTCGAACTGAGCGGCGAGCATCTGGGTGATCTGGCATCGAGCGGCAGCGACATGCGCCGCAACCATGCGGTGCTTGCGTTGTTCGCGATCGCCAGGGCCGCGGGGCGGGAGCCGGACGTGGCGCTGCATGTGGACAAACACATTCCCGTCGGCGCCGGATTGGGCGGCGGATCCGCCGACGCGGCGGCGACATTGCTCGCCGTGAACACCCTGTGGGGACTGCACTGGCCGATTGAACGGCTGCGTGACATCGCCGCCACGCTCGGCGTCGATATGCCCTTCTGCCTGGAGGGCGGATATGCGCATGGCACCGGTTTCGGCGAGCGGATCATCCCGCTGGAGGATGATTCATCGTGCGTTCAGACGCTGCGAGACCGCGGATTCGCCGGCCAATTGCTGGTGGGAGCGTACCATGCGCAACTGAGCACGCCGAATGTCTACTCGACCTTCGACAAGATGGGCGCGGGAGACGGCGACGACAACCATCTGCAGCGCGCCGCGGTCGCCTTGCACCCCCGCAGCGGCGAAGCCATCGAAGCCGCCCTGGCCGCCGGGGCATCCCGGTCATTCGTTTCCGGCTCCGGCCCATCGGTCATCGCGTTCGTACCGGACGATGCCGTCGCCCGCCGCGTTCGCACCGCATGGGAGCAATCCGCCACGGTGGATCGCATCATCGCTGCGCAGGCGCCGGCGAGACCGGTCATAACCATCCTGCCATCCCTGTCTTATCGCGTCAGACAGTGACGCTAATCTGTGTACCAGTCTCGTAAGAAAAGGACGGACCCATGACTCAGCCTTATGACGAACGCGCGGAACGCAAGCGTTACATTCGCCGCCGCCAGCAGATCGTATTCTCCTGTGTCGGCGCGGTGCTTGCCGTCGCCCTGGTCGTGTCGGCGCTGTTCTATTTCCATGTCGGGGGTCTGGGCATAACGGCCACGTCCGCAGTCAAGCCGAATTACGGCGTGCGCGTGCCCTGCTCGACCAAGGACGCCAACGGCAAGAACCAGACATATTCCAACTATGCGAACGTCAAGGTGCGCGTGCTGAACGGCACCAAATTCGTCGGTTTCGCGAAGGCCGTCAGCACCGCGCTGTCGAACCGCCAGTTCAAGGTCACCGGCTGGGACAATTACAAGGGCAAGAAGGTCGAGCGCACCACAATCTATTTCGGCAAGAACGCCATCAACGAGGCGTACACGCTAAACACGAACTTCACGGACGCGGTGATGGTGATGGATGACCGCGACGACAAGCTGATTGACGTGGTGCTCGGCGCCTCGTTCAACGATCTGGCCAACAAGGACAGCCTGCCGAGCGGCGACACCGCCATCGAAAACTTCGAGGGATGCGTGCCCGTCCAGTCAATGGGCACCTTGCCCAAGGCCCTCGATCATGAAAAGGTGGAATGACGGCCAGCATCGTCATGACGGCCTGAAACCCCCGATATTCGGCGGCTGCCTGCCTTACGCGGACAGCCGCCGAACCGTTTCTTGGGCACGTTTACAGCGACGCGTGCCACCGCTTGAGCTCGGCCACCGCGGTGTCATGGTCGACCGGACCGTTATCGAGCCGGTATTCCAGCATGTGCTTGTATGCGCGGCCGACCTCCGGGCCGGGAGCGATGCCGAGGATGGTCATGATCTCATTGCCGTCGATATCCGGCCGGATGGCATCGAAGTCCTCTTTCTCCTTGAGATCGCGCACGCGCTGCTCCATCTCGTCCATGGCGGACGAGAACACCATCGCCTTACGACGGTTCTGAGTGGTCGCGTCGGCGCGGGTCAGCCGGTTCAGCCGCTCATACAGCGGACCGGCGTCCTTGACGTAGCGTCGCACGGCGGAATCGGTCCATGGTTCTTCGACATACCCGTGGAACCGCAGATGCAGGTTCACTAACTCGCTGACATCCTCGACGAGATGATGGTCGAACCGCAGCGCCTTGAGCCGTTTGCGCGTCATT contains the following coding sequences:
- a CDS encoding aggregation-promoting factor C-terminal-like domain-containing protein; translation: MARRWTPRRFVRLRRIRVAICAVAVALASTVAFGVAARKTIALSINGDTQTVTTYAMSVTRLLEERGVDVKSHDLVQSTSGDILSNHDVVTVRSAYQTTISIDGQRVPFWTVATSASQLLGFFQQNENEAAKVTVDIDNIYSQLTGGLVINESGPVTVIADGKTSVAPNGKLPAASILDSKGISLNKEDRVSVEKDGDKTVLRVQRVTHGQETTTVAIPHGSQTIVDKSLKPGTSVVRQQGEDGEKKQVYNVTYVDGIAETRTLISETTTKISLDTIVAVGPEKAAEPSDTSKGQADKGSDNAGKSGNKSNTGKSDGNSSNGSTSGANKSDDTSNNDKNNDKNNGNSGNNGNSGNSGNSGNSGNSGNSGNSGNSGNSGNNGGNGGNGGNGNSGNSGSSSQGRLWHPTAAQAKAYASGAAAQRGWTSYDWTCLDKLWTRESRWLWYAENAKTGAYGIPQSLPASKMAEFGANYRDDGAVQIDWGLAYIAQRYGSPSKAWERSEQIGWY
- a CDS encoding LytR C-terminal domain-containing protein, with amino-acid sequence MTQPYDERAERKRYIRRRQQIVFSCVGAVLAVALVVSALFYFHVGGLGITATSAVKPNYGVRVPCSTKDANGKNQTYSNYANVKVRVLNGTKFVGFAKAVSTALSNRQFKVTGWDNYKGKKVERTTIYFGKNAINEAYTLNTNFTDAVMVMDDRDDKLIDVVLGASFNDLANKDSLPSGDTAIENFEGCVPVQSMGTLPKALDHEKVE
- a CDS encoding DsbA family protein; translated protein: MAQKNQNAKRNTRASRRAAEEKAAQEKAEQAAKERKQQTIIGAVVVAIIVVLVAIAGFAIYGAIHKNDVAKSTTEEQAYQQLQKVETKPSAADDKGGILISSEGYGKKASGAPTVAVYMDPLCPGCGEFNRQTDPTLISLVDAGQINLEIHPMSFMDEYSTDEYSSRATGAILYIASNDDNPDHLLKFISNIYAEDFQPGEASEYKSVKNKALKQQAIDAGVPQSVADKAFNGEYRKWLDAINLYTPKRPELWQVSGSNKGVMSTPTITINGNYWDRNQLSLAGMNNKTGIIASLGLKEDEVGQKGTMPSIGESGKPISLTTGE
- a CDS encoding 4-(cytidine 5'-diphospho)-2-C-methyl-D-erythritol kinase, yielding MSATAMDNVRSATPGQVRRSPSVPAHWPIRRHVAAAETTPAGPLHSVEVTVPAKTNLTLHVGPAHEEWGGRHALDTIYCAIGVNDVVTATAKTPGSGFSLELSGEHLGDLASSGSDMRRNHAVLALFAIARAAGREPDVALHVDKHIPVGAGLGGGSADAAATLLAVNTLWGLHWPIERLRDIAATLGVDMPFCLEGGYAHGTGFGERIIPLEDDSSCVQTLRDRGFAGQLLVGAYHAQLSTPNVYSTFDKMGAGDGDDNHLQRAAVALHPRSGEAIEAALAAGASRSFVSGSGPSVIAFVPDDAVARRVRTAWEQSATVDRIIAAQAPARPVITILPSLSYRVRQ
- the rsmA gene encoding 16S rRNA (adenine(1518)-N(6)/adenine(1519)-N(6))-dimethyltransferase RsmA codes for the protein MNPSPAPSGASAAAEKPAAAGRLLGAADIRHIAAEAGISPTKKFGQNFVIDPGTVRRIVREAAVTADTRVLEVGPGLGSLTLAILETGATMTAVEIDPPVAQRLPHTIDTYMPDARNRLTVINKDALALTSADLPEFSGDEPFTLVANLPYNVATPIILTLLERFDMLTSFVVMVQKEVADRLTATPGSKIYGAPSVKLAWYGSAERVGNIGRHVFWPAPNVDSALAGFTRVQSHAGPRDPQLRQLTFQLVDAAFSQRRKTLHAALKRMVPDEVFHTAGIDPTRRGETLTIDEFAALATALRQSQHEQGQASS